The following are from one region of the Thiocapsa rosea genome:
- a CDS encoding Crp/Fnr family transcriptional regulator — MNDIDRAFNFLPFLRDVPAFAALGDEPARFIAGGSQLRVATRGQIVCEKGSRPSGFQCLLEGRIKLAALSPLGAERVLDILQPGRVFGVAAILLDAPCPVFAESICDSRILVVGRDRIHAAIAEWPEVAAVMLKLVAEDVHRLVHDLEACCLMSARQRLADFLLQQGRCSSDAVDRAVVVLPAAKALVASNLNITAETFSRELHELAHRGLVEIERRTILIPSLDRLAAFVFDDPMTGREPAQLSAVPVPS, encoded by the coding sequence ATGAACGACATCGACCGCGCCTTCAATTTCCTGCCGTTCCTGCGCGACGTTCCTGCCTTTGCCGCACTCGGCGACGAGCCGGCCCGCTTCATCGCCGGCGGCAGTCAACTGCGCGTGGCGACACGGGGCCAGATCGTCTGCGAGAAGGGTAGCCGTCCGAGCGGTTTCCAGTGTCTTCTGGAGGGGCGGATCAAGCTCGCCGCACTCTCGCCGCTGGGGGCCGAGCGGGTGCTGGACATCCTCCAACCCGGCCGCGTCTTCGGAGTCGCGGCCATCCTGCTCGACGCGCCTTGCCCGGTCTTCGCCGAGTCGATCTGCGACAGCCGGATTCTCGTCGTCGGTCGCGACCGTATCCATGCGGCTATCGCCGAATGGCCCGAGGTCGCGGCCGTTATGCTCAAGCTGGTTGCCGAGGATGTCCATCGGCTCGTCCACGACCTGGAGGCATGCTGCCTGATGAGCGCGCGTCAGCGTCTGGCGGACTTCCTGCTCCAGCAGGGCCGCTGCAGCTCGGACGCTGTTGATCGCGCGGTTGTCGTCCTGCCGGCGGCCAAGGCGCTGGTTGCCTCCAACCTCAACATTACCGCCGAGACCTTCTCGCGCGAGCTTCATGAGCTGGCCCATCGCGGTCTCGTCGAGATCGAGCGACGGACGATTCTGATCCCCTCGCTGGATCGCCTGGCGGCCTTCGTGTTCGACGACCCGATGACCGGGCGGGAACCGGCCCAACTCAGCGCGGTGCCTGTGCCGAGCTGA